A stretch of Methanobrevibacter sp. YE315 DNA encodes these proteins:
- a CDS encoding right-handed parallel beta-helix repeat-containing protein, with protein sequence MNKKSLIIAILLVFVVIVSSSAVFAEESTNNNPLQEGNDIATISQTNDDTLSSQQTIRVGSTSDEIQAVIDGLSDGDTLNFENGKYRNVCIYVNKSITINGNGATIVGYDTPSKNTTPEIIYKPTSEGGYAIGNLATFYIVKADGVTINGLNIVGGAHSGSETAGPAYSNAVVYAMNANNLNITNCVIRGSSWGLYLQYCANGTIIKNTIRDQAVTGILNFGSANTNIRENTVRNAKNHGIDVRHGTGPNVKVVGNKIIGSKEGIYLMHSKGHMASYNTMINCSLSAISCYGSSDIKLYKNKMKKSRIGILLGGGYSNIIVKENTYDLDNLPFPPTFVYYVAEAKSDYQSAEDIMGTHSDSSSNSPNYVPYEEIETPADININYNQIMKKTGTKYAVYKGWTNEQIQNLINTMEDGDSITFSKNAVFNDICLYIDKNIKVFGNNATIIGCKNIDFSNNSAYLDNVPEKIKNSTADGGYAVAYNSVLYVMNTSSAVISGFNIKAQYPSYNPNDVGAMTNEYKTCGIYAGSNNNLIITGCDISGASWGIFQQSSKDSIISRNNIHDIYTSGIMNFGSANAVITENTITDALNHGIDVRHGTGPNAIIFNNTISGAKEGIYLMHSKGHLAYNNTILNCKISGITAYGSGNEAIFNNTIAGSRIGILLGGNYYNVTIGENKYNLDFLPFPPTFVTYLAKAEQKYQSVDNVQRVYSDKTATKIVSVDKTVYLQKIANGLTYNLILRDAKNNPLANKEVTVNFDGVDQTVKTSATGAASVKLTSKTTGIKQVTITFAGDDEYSPITKVTNITITQEASVLTAPGKTYTIAETPKTYSVTLKSASGKALAKTTIKLKINGKTYSAVADSKGVANFELPLTSPGNYEAVLTYAGSRYFAGTNATATIIVKN encoded by the coding sequence ATGAATAAAAAGAGCTTAATAATAGCTATTTTATTAGTTTTTGTTGTAATAGTAAGTTCTAGTGCGGTTTTCGCCGAAGAATCAACAAATAATAATCCATTACAAGAAGGCAATGATATAGCAACAATAAGTCAGACAAACGATGATACACTATCATCACAACAGACCATAAGAGTTGGATCAACAAGTGATGAAATCCAAGCGGTAATTGATGGTCTGTCCGATGGAGACACATTAAACTTCGAAAATGGAAAATATAGAAATGTATGTATTTATGTTAACAAAAGCATTACAATAAACGGAAATGGTGCAACAATAGTCGGTTACGATACACCCTCTAAAAATACCACTCCTGAAATAATCTACAAGCCAACAAGTGAAGGTGGATATGCAATAGGTAACCTCGCTACATTTTATATCGTAAAAGCTGATGGAGTCACAATCAACGGTTTAAACATAGTTGGTGGTGCACACAGCGGTAGCGAAACTGCAGGACCTGCCTATTCCAATGCTGTAGTTTATGCAATGAATGCAAATAACTTGAATATAACCAATTGTGTAATCAGAGGTTCATCCTGGGGATTATATTTACAATACTGTGCAAATGGAACAATAATAAAAAATACAATTAGAGATCAGGCTGTAACAGGTATTTTAAACTTTGGTTCAGCAAATACAAACATAAGAGAAAATACAGTAAGGAACGCTAAAAATCATGGTATTGATGTAAGACACGGAACCGGACCGAATGTTAAAGTCGTAGGAAATAAAATTATTGGTTCCAAAGAAGGTATCTATTTAATGCATTCAAAAGGACACATGGCATCCTATAACACCATGATTAACTGTAGTTTAAGTGCAATTAGCTGTTATGGATCTTCTGACATAAAACTATACAAAAATAAAATGAAAAAATCAAGAATTGGAATTTTACTTGGTGGAGGATACTCCAACATCATTGTTAAAGAAAATACTTATGATTTAGATAATTTACCATTCCCTCCAACATTCGTATACTATGTTGCGGAAGCTAAAAGTGATTATCAAAGTGCAGAAGACATAATGGGTACTCACAGTGACAGTTCCTCAAACTCACCAAACTATGTCCCATATGAAGAGATTGAAACTCCTGCAGACATCAATATTAACTACAATCAAATCATGAAGAAAACCGGAACCAAATATGCAGTTTACAAAGGATGGACTAACGAACAAATCCAAAACTTAATCAACACAATGGAAGACGGTGACTCAATTACATTCTCTAAAAACGCAGTATTTAATGACATCTGTCTTTACATTGACAAAAACATTAAAGTTTTCGGAAACAATGCAACCATCATTGGATGCAAAAACATTGATTTCTCAAACAATAGCGCTTACTTAGATAATGTGCCTGAAAAAATCAAAAATTCAACTGCTGATGGTGGATATGCAGTAGCTTATAACTCTGTATTATATGTGATGAATACCAGCTCTGCTGTAATTAGCGGTTTTAACATTAAAGCACAATATCCATCATATAATCCAAACGACGTTGGGGCAATGACCAATGAATATAAAACTTGTGGAATCTATGCTGGTTCAAATAACAATTTAATAATAACCGGCTGTGACATTTCCGGTGCATCATGGGGTATCTTCCAACAATCCTCAAAAGACAGCATCATAAGTAGAAACAATATTCATGACATTTATACCAGCGGAATAATGAACTTCGGTTCTGCAAATGCAGTTATTACTGAAAACACAATTACTGATGCTTTAAACCATGGTATTGATGTAAGACACGGAACCGGACCAAATGCAATAATCTTCAACAACACCATTTCTGGAGCAAAAGAAGGAATTTATTTGATGCACTCCAAAGGACACCTTGCATACAATAACACAATCCTCAACTGTAAAATTAGTGGAATTACTGCATATGGATCTGGAAACGAAGCAATTTTCAACAACACCATTGCAGGAAGCAGAATTGGTATTTTACTTGGAGGAAACTACTATAATGTAACTATTGGTGAAAATAAATATAATTTAGACTTTTTACCATTCCCACCAACATTTGTAACCTATTTAGCAAAAGCTGAACAAAAATATCAATCTGTAGATAATGTTCAAAGAGTATACTCTGATAAAACTGCAACCAAAATAGTATCCGTTGACAAAACCGTATACCTACAAAAAATAGCTAACGGATTAACCTACAATTTAATCTTAAGAGATGCAAAAAACAATCCTTTAGCAAACAAAGAAGTAACAGTTAACTTCGATGGTGTAGATCAAACCGTTAAAACAAGTGCAACTGGAGCTGCAAGCGTTAAATTAACTTCCAAAACAACTGGAATCAAGCAAGTAACAATTACATTTGCTGGTGATGACGAATATAGTCCAATTACTAAAGTTACTAATATCACAATCACCCAAGAAGCATCTGTTTTAACAGCTCCTGGAAAAACTTACACTATTGCAGAAACACCTAAAACCTACAGCGTTACTTTAAAATCCGCTTCAGGAAAAGCTCTTGCTAAAACAACCATTAAACTGAAAATAAATGGTAAAACATATAGTGCAGTAGCTGATTCCAAAGGTGTAGCTAACTTTGAACTACCATTAACAAGTCCTGGAAATTATGAAGCAGTTTTAACTTATGCTGGAAGTAGATACTTTGCAGGTACAAACGCAACTGCTACAATAATAGTAAAAAATTAA
- a CDS encoding valine--tRNA ligase encodes MSNEEIPKDYDFKKEKAWEKKWEDENIYKYIGDGSRPRYVIDTPPPYPTGAIHLGHVLNWVYMDMDARYRRQKGFDVLFPQGWDCHGLPTEVKVEETYNINKNDVSRAQFRQYCIDLTTKNIASMKSDMRAMGYSQDWTREFVTMTPEYMKRTQYSFLKMYDEGLIYQGIHPVNWCPRCQTAIAFAEVEYGDNTTFLNYVNFPPATEDSYDDIVSSQASGKQADPKTEGILIATTRPELMSACVAVVIHPEDERYTHLLGKYVEVPLSHQKVKIIADEEVDPEFGTGAVMICTFGDKTDVSWVQKYDLEIINAIDETGTLTAAAGRYEGMDLQSCKKQTIEDLDAEGYLLKQEEVDQNVGQCWRCKTPIEILVKKQWFVAVRDLIEKTKVAADEMKWVPDHMKSRMLNWADSMEWDWCISRQRIFATPIPVWYCKDCGKVILPEVEDLPIDPTVDKPKHACECGCEEFIPEEDVLDTWMDSSISPLSIAGWPDEDYVNHFPSNLRPQGHDIIRTWAFYTTLRCIALTGQKPFDDIVINGMVFGEDGNKMSKSRPEFVVGPEEVIEKYGADPLRTWAANSVPGSDVIFDWKDIKHGFRFLRKFWNAFRFISMQIFDEEVSYEDVKDNLGPIDLWILSKLNNLNKTVDQAFADYNFAETITSIERFFWHDFCDEYIEAVKYRLYTDVSDESRRAAKYTLRTVVETSLKLLAPIAPFFTEEVYQYFSDESIHTTSWPEVYEELISEEMETKGETTVELIDEVRRFKSASKIPLNAELAEVNVYTSDDSLVEIFKEFGDDIEGTLKIKDLAISQGKPEVHEKIIEVEPDMSQIGPTFKKDAGKIIGYLKSTDIDEIGSVLEENHELTVGDIVVPEDMLNIKKEIVGASGKKVDILQSENLDMIVEVIR; translated from the coding sequence ATGTCAAACGAAGAGATTCCTAAAGACTATGACTTTAAAAAAGAAAAAGCATGGGAGAAAAAATGGGAAGATGAAAACATCTACAAATACATTGGAGATGGATCTCGTCCTAGATATGTAATCGACACTCCCCCACCATACCCAACAGGAGCAATTCATTTAGGGCATGTTCTAAATTGGGTTTATATGGATATGGACGCAAGATACAGAAGACAAAAAGGATTTGATGTCTTATTCCCACAGGGATGGGACTGCCACGGTCTTCCAACTGAAGTGAAAGTTGAAGAAACTTATAATATTAATAAAAATGATGTTTCAAGAGCTCAATTCAGACAATATTGTATTGACTTAACCACTAAAAACATTGCAAGCATGAAATCAGATATGAGAGCAATGGGTTATTCACAGGATTGGACTCGCGAGTTCGTAACAATGACTCCAGAGTACATGAAAAGAACACAATATTCATTTTTAAAAATGTATGATGAAGGATTGATTTATCAGGGTATTCACCCTGTAAACTGGTGTCCTCGTTGTCAGACAGCTATTGCTTTTGCAGAAGTTGAATACGGCGACAATACCACATTTTTAAACTATGTTAACTTCCCGCCTGCTACTGAAGATTCTTATGATGATATAGTGTCTTCACAGGCATCAGGAAAACAAGCTGACCCAAAAACCGAAGGTATTTTGATTGCAACTACCCGTCCGGAATTGATGTCTGCATGTGTAGCGGTTGTAATCCACCCTGAAGATGAAAGATACACTCACCTTTTAGGAAAATACGTTGAAGTTCCTCTTTCACATCAAAAAGTAAAAATTATTGCAGATGAAGAGGTAGATCCTGAATTCGGTACAGGTGCAGTAATGATTTGTACTTTCGGGGATAAGACTGACGTAAGCTGGGTTCAAAAATATGATTTGGAAATCATTAATGCAATTGATGAAACCGGTACATTAACCGCAGCTGCCGGAAGATATGAAGGAATGGACTTGCAAAGCTGTAAAAAACAAACCATCGAAGACTTGGATGCTGAAGGTTACTTATTAAAACAGGAAGAAGTGGATCAAAATGTAGGGCAATGTTGGAGATGTAAAACCCCTATTGAAATTCTTGTTAAAAAGCAATGGTTTGTAGCTGTTCGTGACTTAATCGAAAAAACCAAAGTAGCGGCAGATGAAATGAAATGGGTTCCTGACCACATGAAATCCCGTATGCTCAACTGGGCAGATTCAATGGAATGGGACTGGTGTATCTCAAGGCAAAGAATATTTGCAACCCCAATTCCAGTATGGTACTGTAAAGACTGTGGAAAGGTAATTTTACCTGAAGTTGAAGATTTGCCAATCGATCCAACAGTAGATAAGCCAAAACACGCATGTGAATGCGGTTGTGAAGAGTTTATACCTGAAGAAGATGTTCTTGATACTTGGATGGATTCATCAATTTCACCGTTATCCATTGCAGGATGGCCTGATGAAGATTATGTTAATCATTTTCCATCAAATCTCCGTCCACAAGGACACGACATCATCCGTACATGGGCATTCTACACCACCCTTAGATGCATAGCATTAACCGGACAAAAACCGTTCGATGACATTGTAATCAATGGTATGGTATTCGGTGAAGATGGAAATAAAATGAGTAAATCAAGACCTGAGTTTGTGGTTGGCCCTGAAGAGGTTATTGAAAAATATGGTGCAGACCCTTTAAGAACCTGGGCGGCTAACAGTGTACCTGGATCAGATGTAATATTTGACTGGAAAGACATCAAGCATGGATTCCGTTTCTTAAGAAAATTCTGGAATGCTTTCAGATTTATCAGCATGCAGATTTTTGATGAAGAAGTGTCATATGAAGACGTTAAAGATAATTTAGGACCAATTGACTTATGGATCTTATCAAAACTCAACAACTTGAACAAAACAGTTGACCAGGCATTTGCAGACTACAACTTTGCAGAAACAATTACATCAATTGAAAGGTTCTTCTGGCATGACTTCTGTGACGAATACATTGAAGCAGTAAAATACAGATTATACACAGACGTGTCCGATGAATCAAGGCGTGCTGCAAAATACACTTTAAGAACAGTTGTTGAAACTTCTCTTAAATTATTGGCTCCAATCGCACCATTCTTTACAGAAGAAGTTTACCAATACTTCTCCGATGAATCAATTCACACAACTTCATGGCCTGAAGTTTATGAAGAATTAATCAGTGAAGAAATGGAAACCAAAGGAGAAACAACTGTTGAATTAATCGATGAAGTAAGAAGATTCAAATCCGCTTCTAAAATCCCATTGAATGCGGAATTAGCTGAAGTAAACGTTTATACTTCCGATGATTCATTGGTTGAAATCTTCAAAGAATTTGGAGACGACATTGAGGGTACTTTAAAAATCAAAGACTTGGCAATTAGCCAAGGAAAACCTGAAGTTCATGAAAAAATCATTGAAGTTGAACCGGACATGTCCCAAATTGGACCAACATTCAAAAAGGATGCTGGCAAAATCATTGGTTACTTAAAATCAACTGACATTGACGAAATCGGTTCTGTTTTAGAGGAAAACCATGAACTTACAGTCGGTGATATTGTAGTGCCTGAAGATATGTTAAATATCAAAAAAGAGATTGTTGGAGCATCCGGTAAGAAAGTGGATATCCTCCAATCCGAAAACTTAGATATGATTGTTGAAGTAATTAGATAA
- the rpiA gene encoding ribose-5-phosphate isomerase RpiA: protein MKNASSNDSSKKNAGYKAAEYVNDGMVLGLGTGSTTHYFIEKVGMRIKDEGISVKGIPTSFQSLLIAKQWDIPLTTLEENDIDLSVDGADEVDAEFNLIKGGGAAHTKEKIVDYAAKEFIVIVDESKVVEELGNFPVPVEVLPDASRMVIKELEDMGAECEIRMAQRKDGPVITDNGNFVIDAKFDKIESPQHLEIDLNTIPGVVENGIFSQMVDKVIVGTPEGTKEL from the coding sequence ATGAAAAATGCAAGTAGCAATGATTCTAGCAAAAAGAATGCAGGCTATAAAGCTGCAGAATATGTAAATGATGGAATGGTTTTAGGACTTGGTACAGGTTCAACAACCCATTATTTCATTGAAAAAGTCGGTATGAGAATCAAAGATGAGGGAATTAGTGTAAAAGGTATTCCAACATCATTCCAATCATTATTAATTGCTAAACAGTGGGATATTCCTCTCACCACTTTGGAAGAAAACGACATTGACCTGTCAGTTGACGGTGCTGATGAGGTCGATGCTGAGTTTAATTTAATCAAAGGTGGAGGGGCAGCTCACACCAAAGAGAAAATTGTCGATTATGCAGCAAAGGAATTCATTGTCATTGTAGATGAATCAAAAGTTGTCGAAGAGTTAGGCAATTTTCCAGTGCCTGTTGAAGTTTTGCCTGATGCATCCCGCATGGTCATCAAAGAGTTAGAGGATATGGGTGCTGAATGCGAAATAAGAATGGCGCAAAGAAAGGATGGTCCTGTAATCACTGACAACGGCAATTTCGTGATTGATGCCAAATTTGATAAAATAGAATCACCGCAACATTTGGAAATAGATTTAAATACAATTCCAGGTGTTGTAGAAAACGGAATCTTCTCACAAATGGTTGATAAAGTCATTGTCGGAACTCCTGAAGGCACTAAAGAGTTATAG
- a CDS encoding sugar O-acetyltransferase, whose amino-acid sequence MKEIDKLKAGLEYCYDDEEVDAIKQNAIKNCRIYNSIDDGDRQKQYDFLCEMLGSVGDDVWIAKTFSCDNGKNIFIGNNFSGNFNLTILDVKEVYIGNNVMIGPNSTITTVGHPITPKGRRDHLAQGSEIRIGDDVWLGANVTVLPGVTIGNNVVVGAGAVVNKDIPDNSLAVGVPAKVIKEIENDL is encoded by the coding sequence ATGAAAGAAATTGACAAACTGAAAGCAGGACTTGAATACTGCTACGATGATGAAGAGGTAGATGCAATCAAACAGAATGCAATAAAAAACTGCAGAATCTACAACTCAATTGATGACGGCGACAGGCAGAAGCAATATGACTTTTTATGTGAAATGCTCGGTTCTGTCGGTGACGACGTTTGGATAGCTAAGACATTCAGCTGCGATAATGGAAAAAACATATTCATCGGCAATAATTTTAGTGGAAACTTCAATCTAACCATTTTGGATGTTAAAGAGGTTTATATCGGGAACAATGTGATGATTGGGCCAAATTCTACAATAACTACAGTTGGCCACCCAATTACACCGAAGGGCCGCAGGGATCATTTGGCACAAGGCAGTGAAATCAGAATCGGAGATGATGTATGGCTTGGAGCAAATGTAACCGTTCTTCCGGGAGTTACAATCGGGAACAATGTCGTTGTCGGTGCCGGAGCGGTCGTCAACAAGGACATTCCTGACAATTCTCTGGCGGTAGGCGTTCCTGCAAAAGTTATTAAAGAAATTGAAAATGATTTATAA
- a CDS encoding right-handed parallel beta-helix repeat-containing protein, with product MNKKIINILFICLISLFLVSAVSAADESQANGIVTSYDNTVYQITSDLTNENVQFMFDNAIDGDTFEFTDKKYDGVSLVVDKKLNIVSKQNSVVHTSNQLTDKARSLGITDTFGFYFTPNSGGSVLTGIKIIASNSDYGIIVDSSDNTTIKNNIIDGGDNSILVKNAGGIDISNNNISAANVNGIQLQNVKNSLISENEVFNTGRSGIETSDIYYCNITNNTVHHNKFNGISLFNISQGNIIKHNQAFENPNGIYINSISTDDVINANTFNYNRRYTDYELGAFESGNGLLFGEDFKTAKEGNPSRLEVKYNVLAHNEGYQAKNNPDLPVFKLGDNWFDSTDDENTFVCPMLIAGIMKMGTFSVKNGIGLQMYDTNGNPVNEFGTFDTTVNVDGNQYTARFVNGKATIDANLDDDKEYDIEVMVGGEPVKYTYKTASGEKGTNQDSQTSVIPDGKHGMDGSKANESANSNSNGTSKGSNISQNGTSTSAHFANSNSTKVYGRNASGELQDSSDNGESALTNGNINAGDSSVGEASQEGKAYEVVPPSKISKKINDTSGLVVLSIVVIMAMLIYGYWRKRDEY from the coding sequence ATGAATAAAAAAATTATTAATATTTTGTTCATATGTTTAATCAGTTTATTCCTGGTTTCGGCAGTTAGCGCAGCTGATGAATCTCAAGCAAATGGAATTGTTACTTCATATGATAATACCGTTTATCAGATAACTTCTGATTTAACAAATGAGAATGTTCAGTTCATGTTTGATAATGCTATTGATGGAGATACATTTGAATTCACAGACAAGAAATATGATGGTGTTTCCTTGGTTGTGGATAAAAAGTTAAATATTGTCTCTAAACAGAATTCTGTAGTTCATACATCAAATCAGTTAACTGATAAAGCTAGAAGTTTGGGAATAACTGATACTTTCGGATTTTACTTTACTCCAAATAGTGGCGGAAGCGTTTTAACAGGCATTAAAATCATTGCTTCCAATAGTGATTATGGGATTATTGTAGATTCATCAGACAATACAACAATTAAAAATAACATTATTGATGGTGGAGATAATAGCATTTTGGTTAAAAATGCTGGTGGAATCGATATTTCAAACAATAATATTTCCGCTGCCAACGTTAATGGAATCCAATTACAAAATGTAAAAAATTCATTAATTTCAGAAAATGAGGTTTTCAATACTGGAAGGTCAGGTATTGAAACTTCTGATATATATTACTGCAATATAACCAATAATACTGTTCATCACAATAAATTCAATGGAATCTCGTTGTTCAATATATCTCAAGGAAATATTATAAAGCATAATCAGGCTTTTGAAAATCCTAATGGAATTTATATCAATTCCATATCAACAGATGATGTCATAAATGCAAATACATTCAATTATAATCGTCGTTATACTGATTATGAATTGGGAGCATTTGAATCAGGTAATGGTTTATTATTTGGTGAAGACTTTAAAACTGCTAAAGAAGGAAATCCTTCAAGATTGGAAGTTAAATATAATGTATTGGCTCATAATGAAGGTTATCAGGCAAAGAATAATCCGGACTTACCTGTATTTAAGCTAGGTGATAATTGGTTTGATTCAACTGATGATGAGAATACCTTTGTTTGCCCAATGCTTATTGCCGGAATCATGAAAATGGGAACTTTCTCCGTTAAAAATGGTATTGGTCTTCAGATGTATGATACAAACGGAAACCCCGTAAATGAATTTGGAACCTTTGACACTACTGTAAATGTTGATGGAAATCAGTATACTGCAAGATTTGTAAATGGTAAAGCTACCATTGATGCAAATCTGGATGATGATAAGGAATATGATATTGAAGTAATGGTTGGCGGAGAGCCAGTTAAATACACATATAAAACAGCATCCGGTGAAAAAGGTACAAATCAGGATTCGCAAACATCTGTCATTCCTGATGGAAAACATGGCATGGATGGATCTAAGGCGAATGAATCCGCAAACTCAAACAGTAACGGAACATCAAAAGGCAGCAATATTTCACAAAATGGAACTTCCACCAGTGCCCATTTCGCAAATTCAAACAGTACTAAAGTTTATGGTAGAAATGCTTCTGGTGAGCTTCAAGACTCATCAGATAATGGTGAAAGTGCATTAACTAACGGTAACATTAATGCTGGTGATTCCAGTGTGGGTGAAGCATCCCAAGAAGGAAAAGCATATGAAGTTGTTCCTCCAAGCAAAATTTCAAAAAAAATTAATGATACATCAGGTCTTGTAGTATTAAGCATTGTTGTCATAATGGCAATGTTAATCTATGGATACTGGCGTAAAAGGGATGAATACTAA
- a CDS encoding secondary thiamine-phosphate synthase enzyme YjbQ: MTIKSNSLKINTHKSFEIVDITSQINELIDIEEGIISIFSRHSTSAIVVNENEKGLLADLEFMLNKVVSDKFSYQHDRIDDNARSHLKSFLLSSSECLPIKNKKLDLGKWQSVFFIELDGPRSNRTVTLTMVGE; encoded by the coding sequence ATGACAATTAAATCTAATTCTTTAAAAATCAATACGCATAAAAGTTTCGAAATTGTAGATATCACTTCCCAGATTAATGAATTAATTGATATTGAAGAGGGAATCATCTCTATTTTTTCCAGACATTCTACCTCAGCTATTGTCGTCAATGAAAATGAAAAAGGATTATTGGCTGATTTGGAATTCATGTTAAATAAGGTGGTTTCAGATAAATTCAGCTATCAGCATGACAGGATTGATGATAATGCAAGATCACATCTGAAGTCATTTTTGCTTTCTTCAAGTGAATGTCTGCCTATTAAAAATAAGAAATTGGATTTAGGCAAATGGCAATCCGTTTTTTTCATAGAATTAGATGGACCAAGAAGCAACAGAACAGTAACTTTGACAATGGTTGGTGAATAA
- the pheT gene encoding phenylalanine--tRNA ligase subunit beta, whose amino-acid sequence MPVITFKYQDLKDLGIDMEKDELIDTLPMMSSDIEDYDDEEIKVEFFPNRPDNLSVEGVARSFKGFIGQEIGFPDYEVEESGEYVTVDEDVANIRPYIGFAKIDNVDFTGDKLKYVMDFQENLHWVIGRDRKKVAIGIHNADVVNGPFKYIATPKDENAFVPLEKDSEMTPDEILTEHDKGKDYAHLIQDFDKYPLILDKDDNVLSMPPIINGELTKLKEDTKNIIVDVTGTDERAVNQALNIICSSFAEVGGQIKSMEVRYADKTIVSPDLTPQEMNVHVDTANELIGGTNLTAEDIKGLLLKARFDAEIIDDNEVKAIIPAYRVDILHEVDIVENIAVQYHINDVVAKLPDINTVAYENNWFKAESTIREVMIALGFQEVMSLMLTNEEAHYTKMNQPEEPHVQVARPITIDRTMIRTSLINSLMEFLEDNKHEDLPQKIFEIGDVLYLDETKENKTVASKKLAGLICHSTANFTEIKSVVSSVLSNLGYSMEISDSENKTFIEGRAADVTGEALNGTIKGFFGEVSPEVITNFTLEYPVIAFEIEFNNN is encoded by the coding sequence ATGCCAGTTATTACATTCAAATATCAAGATTTAAAAGATTTAGGAATAGATATGGAAAAAGACGAATTGATAGACACATTGCCTATGATGTCAAGTGATATTGAAGACTATGATGATGAGGAAATCAAAGTCGAATTCTTCCCTAACAGACCTGACAATCTATCTGTGGAAGGAGTAGCTAGATCTTTTAAAGGATTTATCGGCCAGGAAATCGGTTTTCCAGACTATGAAGTTGAAGAATCTGGAGAATATGTTACTGTTGATGAAGACGTGGCAAATATCAGACCTTACATTGGTTTTGCTAAAATTGATAATGTTGATTTTACTGGTGACAAACTCAAATACGTTATGGACTTCCAGGAAAACCTCCACTGGGTAATTGGAAGGGACAGAAAAAAAGTGGCTATCGGTATTCACAATGCAGATGTCGTGAACGGTCCGTTTAAGTACATTGCAACTCCAAAAGATGAAAATGCGTTTGTTCCTTTAGAAAAAGATAGTGAAATGACTCCAGATGAAATACTAACCGAACATGACAAAGGTAAAGATTATGCTCATTTAATCCAGGATTTCGATAAGTATCCATTGATTTTAGATAAGGATGATAATGTCCTATCCATGCCTCCAATCATCAACGGAGAGTTGACCAAACTTAAGGAAGATACAAAAAACATTATCGTTGACGTGACTGGAACTGATGAAAGGGCAGTTAACCAGGCATTGAACATTATCTGCTCCTCTTTTGCAGAAGTCGGAGGCCAAATAAAATCCATGGAAGTCAGATATGCTGATAAAACCATTGTCAGTCCTGATTTAACTCCACAGGAAATGAACGTTCATGTTGATACAGCTAACGAATTGATTGGTGGAACCAACCTCACTGCAGAAGACATTAAAGGATTATTGCTAAAAGCTCGTTTTGACGCAGAAATCATTGATGATAATGAAGTCAAAGCCATTATTCCTGCCTACAGAGTAGATATCCTACATGAAGTCGATATCGTTGAAAACATTGCAGTGCAATACCACATCAATGATGTCGTTGCGAAATTGCCAGACATCAATACTGTAGCTTATGAAAACAACTGGTTTAAAGCTGAAAGCACTATCCGTGAAGTAATGATTGCGCTTGGATTCCAGGAAGTAATGAGTCTGATGCTTACAAACGAAGAGGCACATTACACAAAAATGAATCAACCCGAAGAACCGCACGTTCAGGTTGCAAGGCCGATTACCATTGACAGAACCATGATCAGAACCAGCCTTATCAACAGCCTGATGGAATTTTTAGAAGACAACAAACATGAAGATTTGCCGCAAAAGATATTTGAAATCGGAGATGTATTATACTTGGATGAAACCAAAGAGAATAAAACTGTCGCTTCTAAAAAACTAGCTGGCTTGATTTGCCATTCAACTGCAAACTTTACTGAAATCAAATCTGTTGTAAGCAGTGTTTTATCAAACTTGGGCTATTCAATGGAAATATCTGACAGCGAAAACAAAACCTTCATCGAAGGAAGGGCAGCAGATGTTACCGGCGAAGCTTTAAACGGTACAATCAAAGGATTCTTTGGTGAAGTATCACCAGAGGTTATCACAAACTTCACTTTGGAATACCCTGTAATCGCATTTGAAATTGAGTTCAATAATAACTGA